One Sphaerisporangium krabiense DNA segment encodes these proteins:
- a CDS encoding TetR/AcrR family transcriptional regulator, which translates to MNEKSRDDLPRPLEVLWKGRERRPRGPAQALSLPRIVAAAIALADEEGLPALSMARLAQRLGCAPMSLYRHVAGKDELQLLMIDGATAPAPRIEPGPGGWRAGLARWAVEMRGVYHRHPWILQITGGPPLDPGQLAWVDAGLRTLRATPLPPAEKLSAIMLLTYYTRGHAQISARPPVEPAEALAEEAGYETLLRRLVDAERFPDLAEALAEGAFAPDPDAAPEADFLAGLDRILDGLETLVGRRG; encoded by the coding sequence ATGAACGAGAAGTCCCGCGACGATCTGCCGCGCCCGCTGGAGGTCCTCTGGAAGGGCCGGGAACGCCGCCCACGCGGCCCGGCGCAGGCGCTCAGCCTGCCGCGCATCGTCGCCGCGGCCATCGCGCTCGCCGACGAGGAGGGCCTGCCCGCGCTGTCCATGGCCCGGCTCGCCCAGCGTCTCGGCTGCGCCCCCATGTCGCTGTACCGGCACGTCGCCGGCAAGGACGAGCTCCAGCTCCTGATGATCGACGGGGCCACGGCCCCCGCGCCGCGCATCGAGCCGGGGCCGGGCGGCTGGCGGGCCGGTCTCGCGCGGTGGGCGGTGGAGATGCGCGGGGTCTACCACCGGCACCCCTGGATCCTCCAGATCACCGGCGGCCCGCCCCTGGACCCGGGCCAGCTCGCCTGGGTGGACGCCGGGCTGCGCACGCTGAGGGCCACGCCGCTGCCGCCGGCCGAGAAGCTGTCGGCGATCATGCTGCTGACGTACTACACGCGTGGCCACGCGCAGATCTCGGCGCGACCGCCCGTGGAGCCCGCCGAGGCCCTCGCCGAGGAGGCGGGCTACGAGACGCTGCTCAGGCGCCTGGTGGACGCCGAGCGGTTCCCCGACCTGGCGGAGGCCCTCGCGGAGGGCGCCTTCGCCCCCGACCCGGACGCCGCTCCCGAGGCGGACTTCCTGGCCGGGCTCGACCGCATCCTCGACGGCCTCGAGACCCTGGTCGGCCGCCGCGGATAG
- a CDS encoding ferredoxin, giving the protein MRVKIDPRRCQGHGRCYDLAPGLFGEDDEGYGKVLGDGAVPPGEEEAARRAVSNCPERAIETDRES; this is encoded by the coding sequence ATGAGAGTGAAGATCGACCCCCGACGGTGCCAGGGCCACGGTCGCTGCTACGACCTCGCGCCCGGCCTGTTCGGTGAGGACGACGAGGGGTACGGGAAGGTCCTCGGGGACGGCGCCGTGCCGCCCGGTGAGGAAGAGGCGGCGCGCCGCGCGGTGTCCAACTGCCCGGAGCGGGCGATCGAGACCGACCGGGAGTCCTGA
- a CDS encoding DUF2306 domain-containing protein: MAISTRAPREHVPDPLLRPSARIPWWRRPWVAPLGFVTVLFLAFSLPPYLTGDPARSRVPVEDFAAHYPLLVAHVLFASVAMITCFLQVWPWFRRRHPAAHRWTGRAYVFAGVLPAGLSGIVIGALTPFGPVLAVSNVMLALLWLGCTAAGYRMARRRRFVEHRRWMLRAFALTFSIITNRIWGVILTLTLSPSLDTLFGGDQQELTRTVAGLGGWLGWTVPLLVVEWWLGRGDAAKRRARARTAA, translated from the coding sequence ATGGCCATCTCCACGCGGGCACCCCGAGAGCACGTCCCGGACCCGTTACTCCGACCCTCCGCGCGAATCCCCTGGTGGCGGCGGCCCTGGGTCGCGCCGCTCGGGTTCGTCACCGTGCTGTTCCTGGCCTTCTCGCTGCCCCCGTACCTGACCGGCGACCCCGCGCGGTCCCGGGTGCCGGTGGAGGACTTCGCCGCCCACTACCCGCTGCTCGTCGCGCACGTGCTGTTCGCGAGCGTGGCCATGATCACCTGCTTCCTGCAGGTGTGGCCGTGGTTCCGGCGGCGCCACCCCGCCGCGCACCGGTGGACCGGCCGCGCCTACGTCTTCGCCGGCGTGCTCCCCGCCGGCCTGTCCGGCATCGTCATCGGCGCGCTCACGCCGTTCGGCCCGGTGCTGGCGGTCAGCAACGTGATGCTCGCGCTGCTGTGGCTCGGCTGCACCGCCGCCGGCTACCGCATGGCCAGGCGGCGCCGCTTCGTCGAACACCGGCGGTGGATGCTGCGCGCCTTCGCGCTGACCTTCTCCATCATCACCAACCGGATCTGGGGCGTGATCCTCACCCTGACGCTCAGCCCGTCGCTGGACACCCTGTTCGGCGGCGACCAGCAGGAACTGACCCGGACCGTGGCCGGGCTCGGCGGCTGGCTGGGGTGGACCGTGCCCCTGCTGGTGGTCGAGTGGTGGCTGGGGCGCGGCGACGCGGCCAAGCGCCGCGCCCGTGCCCGCACCGCCGCCTGA